AAAAAGCAGCTCACCAACACCCGGGCCAGCGGCTCGGACGACGCGCTGCGGCTGGTCCCCCCCCGGCAGATGAGCCTGGAGCAGTGTCTGGAGTTCCTGGCGGACGACGAGCTGTTGGAGGTGACTCCCAAGAGCCTGCGGATGCGCAAATCCATCCTGGACCACGAGAAGCGGATGAAGGCGCTGCACGGGAAGAAGTGAGGTAAAGGGGGGATTTGGTCCCCCCTTTAGAACCCCCCTCACCAGTCTGCGGACTGGTGTCGCCGCCCCCGGCGGCTGGGGGAGCGGAATTTTCGGCAGGCGCATGTCCTGCCGAAAATATTGGAAATCTTCCTTTTGCTTCCGGCAAAAGGAACCGGGGGAAACTGCAAGTTTCCCCCTGGCCCCCCTTCCGGGGATGGGAGGGGGATGGGAGGGGGATGGGAGAAGGCGGCGACGGGGCGCCGCCAGACAGCTTTCGGGTTGGTGCGTTGGGGGAACCGGAGGTTCCCCCTGGCCCCCCTCCAAGGGCGCAAAGGCGGCTGAGCAACGCTCAGCCGCCTTTGCTTTCGTATTTTTTGAGGAGGTCTTCGATGGCCTCGTCCAGAAGACGGGTTTTTGTAATGCGGGTCTTTTTGGAGAGTTCATTGAAAGGCTCCACCAGCTCATTTGCCAGAGAGGATACGAACTTCTTGCGATTCACCAGGACTGCTTCTGCCATAGGACACCTCCTGTGTACTATATTAATACTATATCATGCAAATGAATGCTTGACTAGTGGTGCCTATATAGTGTATATATAATATATATTACGGGGGTGAATCATATGGAACATGAAGCGTTGGAAATGTTGGAGACGATAGCCAGAAATCTCTGCCGGGAGCGGATGCGGCGGGAGGGGGTTGGCAGGTACGCGGCAGAGTCCGAGGCACGGCTGCGGGAGGTGTTTTTTCAGGAGCACAAGGGCGATGCGGACCTTCGCCGCAGCGTGCTGCGGCTGCTGGATGCTGGGGACTGCGAAGCGGAGCTGGAGGGGACACAGCTCTTTTACCTGGGACTGCAAATGGGGCTGGAACTGGGCAGACTGAACCTGTGGAATCAAAGTTAGGGAGATTTTTGATTCCGCGGGAACTTTTTCCCGCCTCCATACGTCTCATAGAGCAAACACCACGAGAAAGGATGCGACATCACATGAAACGACTGATTACCTGCCTGCTGGCTCTGACCTTGTGTGCGGGGCTGATGTGCGCGCCCGCCGCGGCCGCAGAGGAGTCGGCTCCCTCCCGCCTGACTCCTGTCCAGGTCTGGGGCACCATCACCCGGCTGGACGACGACAGCATACTGCTGGAAAACTCCAACGAAAGTAACCCCAACAGTGAGATCATCGTCCACCTCAGCGAGACCACCTATCTCATTGACGCCGTCACCGGCGATCCGATGAAGACCGAGGATTTGAAGGATGGGGACACCGTCTATGCCTGGGTGGGGCCCGCCATGGCGCTGAGTCTGCCGCCCCAGGCAGCGGCCACCATCGTGCTGGGGAATATTCCGGCAGACTACGCCGTGCCCCAGTACTATCAGGTGGCGGAGGTCAAGCCCCAGATCGCACAGCCCATCAATCCGCCGCAGCCGTTGACCTATGTGGAGTTCACCGCCACTGACGGCACAGAGGTGAAGATCACGGACAAGGCACAGCTGACGCCTTATCTGACCAAGAATATGGTCTATCTGGAGAGCATTCTCCCCGGCACGGAGCTGCTGGTGTGGAAGGACAGCCAGGGCTCGGTGATCAAGGCCATGCTATTCGCCTACGACTATCGGGGCTATCTGAGCGTCTCCGAGGAGGCGGTCTCCGTCAACGGCGCCGTGGTGGGCAAGACCCGTGCCAGTGAAGACGGCGACGTGCTGCTGCCCATTCGCGCGGTGGCGGAGGCGCTGGGGATGGAGGTCTCCTGGGATGCCGCCAAGGGCGCCGTGGTCTCTTACGGTGAGAAGATGATCAAGCCCGCGCCCCTTACCACCAACGTGCTGTTCACGGCCATGCCTGGCGGCGAAATTCTGGGTGTGGATGGCGATGGTGAAACCTACGAGACCTACGGAACCTGCGTGAAGGAGAACGGCGTCACTTACCTCTCTCTGCACACGCTGGCGAACTTGCTGAATCTGTTTATTGCGGACTGAACCAAAGGCCCTGACTGCTGTCAGGGCCTTTGGTTTATGCGAAGCTCAGATGGAACCGGGCACCGGGGTCTCCGGCAAAGACGAGCACGCCGTCCTCAGGCAGCACAACGGAGGTGTCGTTCCACAGCACGGAGGAGGCTGTGACCTGCCCTGCCGCGTCATAGACCCAGAAGCCGGCATCCTTTGGCAACTGGACCGTCATGGTTTTGCCGGCGGCGTTGTCACTCACCGTGTACCAGCGGGCATAGCCATCCTCCTGCACGGTCGTGTAGGCGGTGCCGCTGCCAGTGAACAGTTCTGGTACGGCGGAGGCGTCCATATACGCACTGCCCCGGGCGATGATCCAGGTGACGCCGTCCCGGTCCTCCACATGGTAGTCCAAACCGTCTCGACCGCCCACACCAGGGAGCTGAATTTCAAAGAGCGCTGTGGCGGCGTCCACGATACGCATGGAGCCCATGTAGCCGGGGACAAGCTCCGGCGTCTCGCCGGCGGCGGAGTCCGCCAGGGCCGCATAGGTCTGAGAATTGTAAGGCTCGTCCATCGGCAGAACTCCCATGGTCAGAATGTCGTCCCAGGCTGCCTGGACCTCTGGAGTGAGGGGGTTGTCTGGCAGTTTTACCGCTGCGTAGTTGGAAACCGGCAGAGCGCCGAGACCGGGAAGGCCGGAGACGGTCTTCTGGTAGAGATAGACCTGGCCGTTTTCTTCCTTCACAAAGGACATGTATGCCGTCCCGGTGGCGTCCCGGAAGGTACCGTCGCTGTGATAGGTAAAGGTCTGGTCAGGGATGGTGGTGGGATAGTTGAGGTAGTGCATGGTGAGTTTGCCATCCTCTGTGAGGCTCACCTGATACTGGGCGGAAGTGGAGCCGTAGTAGCCGGCGTTTTTCAGCAGATCCGCTGGCATGGCGGCGGGTTCGGCTGCGGGCAAAGCGGGGATGCTCTCGTCAACGCTCACGCCTTCCTTCGCCAGGGCGGCGATCAGAAGTTGGTTGGCGACCATCTCATTATAGGTGGACACGCCGCCGGAGCTGACCACCGCGGCGGCCATATCGTGTTCCGGCAGGACCACCAGACCAGCATGGTAGTAAAGAGTATCGCCGCCCTTCACCAGGGCCTGGATGTCGCTTTGGCAGAAGGGGTACCACTCCATGTTGTCCCAGCCCAGGCCATAGGCCAGGGAGTCCAGGGTGTCCTCTGGCCAAATCCCGCGGCTGTACTCTGGGTAGGCCATGGCGTCCAGGGAGGACTGGCTGAGAAGCTCTGTGCCTGTGAGAGCGCCGCCAAAGGCCGCCAGGTCCGAGGCGGTAGCATAGATACCACCGGCGCCGATGGCGTTCAGAGAGTCA
This genomic window from Pusillibacter faecalis contains:
- a CDS encoding ribbon-helix-helix domain-containing protein, which produces MAEAVLVNRKKFVSSLANELVEPFNELSKKTRITKTRLLDEAIEDLLKKYESKGG
- a CDS encoding stalk domain-containing protein, with product MKRLITCLLALTLCAGLMCAPAAAAEESAPSRLTPVQVWGTITRLDDDSILLENSNESNPNSEIIVHLSETTYLIDAVTGDPMKTEDLKDGDTVYAWVGPAMALSLPPQAAATIVLGNIPADYAVPQYYQVAEVKPQIAQPINPPQPLTYVEFTATDGTEVKITDKAQLTPYLTKNMVYLESILPGTELLVWKDSQGSVIKAMLFAYDYRGYLSVSEEAVSVNGAVVGKTRASEDGDVLLPIRAVAEALGMEVSWDAAKGAVVSYGEKMIKPAPLTTNVLFTAMPGGEILGVDGDGETYETYGTCVKENGVTYLSLHTLANLLNLFIAD
- a CDS encoding serine hydrolase domain-containing protein; its protein translation is MKHPKKRTLALALTLAMSLTVPALAAEDTAETADPVEAALAAAETYGATTSIQYALWKDGEIVSTGGSGVYSKTENRALTDDILYGVGSVSKIYTTVAVLQLAEKHRLSLDAPVTRYLKDFKMADPRYKDITVRMLLNHSSGIMGTGLGGAMLFGEADTSATDGLLESLSTQRLVADPGAYSVYCNDGFTLAELVVAAVSGLDFMDYVDKYILDPIGLDDTFAPGGDFDVSRLAKTYRGDDTRALPADSLNAIGAGGIYATASDLAAFGGALTGTELLSQSSLDAMAYPEYSRGIWPEDTLDSLAYGLGWDNMEWYPFCQSDIQALVKGGDTLYYHAGLVVLPEHDMAAAVVSSGGVSTYNEMVANQLLIAALAKEGVSVDESIPALPAAEPAAMPADLLKNAGYYGSTSAQYQVSLTEDGKLTMHYLNYPTTIPDQTFTYHSDGTFRDATGTAYMSFVKEENGQVYLYQKTVSGLPGLGALPVSNYAAVKLPDNPLTPEVQAAWDDILTMGVLPMDEPYNSQTYAALADSAAGETPELVPGYMGSMRIVDAATALFEIQLPGVGGRDGLDYHVEDRDGVTWIIARGSAYMDASAVPELFTGSGTAYTTVQEDGYARWYTVSDNAAGKTMTVQLPKDAGFWVYDAAGQVTASSVLWNDTSVVLPEDGVLVFAGDPGARFHLSFA